The DNA window CGCGCAGCGCCGCCCCACGGCGCCACGTTGAGCCCGTGGACGGCATTGACCCAGAGCATGCCGACCAGTCCCTGCGCGGCGGCCATCTCGGCGTAGTCCGCCAGGCGCCCGACATGGGTCGTGCGCGAGAGCCCGACGGCGGCGAGTCCGGCGGCCTTGGCCTTCGCGATGCAGAGCTCCATCCCGCGCCGCGCGACGACCTGGCCGAAACCGCGGCCGCCATCGAGACGGGCGGTCACCGGCGTCTCGGCGACGACGGTCACCGGCGACGTCGGATCGATCCCGCCCGTCTTCACGGCCTGGGCGTACTGCGGGATGCGGATGACGCCGTGGGAGTCGTGACCACGTAGGTTGGCGAGGACGAGAAGGTGAGCGATCCACGCGGCGTCCCCGGGGGGCGCGCCGAGTCCTTCGAAGATGCGGGTCGCGGTGCTCTCGAGCCGGGTCGCATCGATGGTGGGCATGTCCGAAACAATACCGCACGATGCGGGTCGCGCGCTAGGCCGTCGGCCGGATCCGGCGTAGCCCGAACCCCAACGAGTTCATGCGCCGCGACCAAGTCTAACTCCCTGGCCGCATTGGGGCTTTCCTTGTCGGTAGCGCTGTCCGCAGGATGACATGACGCCCTGCGTTGCCTCGGGGCATAAACCTTGCCCCAAGGCTCAAACTCTCGTAACCTGATCGGACGGAGTATCCATTAATATTCGGGAGCTCCGAGAGCAGAGACCATTTGGGAGCTGCGCGCATGAACAGCCGCCGTGACCTCACCCAGCTGCCCGCCCAAGCGGTGAAAACTCCGCGAGGGATGCGGCCTGCGCGCAGCCGCGCCCAGGAGCGCTTCCCCTGGGGCTACCTTGCGGCCTTCCTCTTCGGCACCGCGCTCATCTCGACGTTCATCTGGTACCAGATCGAAAACGAGCGGCAGACCGTGCTCGCCAACTGGCAGGCGCGCGTCACGAACATCGCCGAGGGGCGCGCGCGCCTCGTCTCGGACTGGTTCTTCGCGCGCCATGCCGACGCCGACGTGCTCGCCTCGTCGCCCGCCGTGCGCGCGCTCATGCTCGATGGCGGCCGTGGGGGCGACGTCCGCAGCCAGATCGTGCCGCAGCTCGACCGCGTCGCCGCGGCGTACGGCTACGCCGGCATCACGCTCATGGACGTCCAGGGGCGTGTCCTCGCCCGCTCGACGGGCGCCGCCGAGCTCGGCCGCGAAAGCAGCGAGTCCGCCGTCCTCGCGGCCCGGACCCGCACGATGCGCGTCGACCTCTCCGACGAGCCCACGCGCAAGCTCCTGCTCATGAGCGTGCCGGTCTTCGCCGAAGGCGGGTCAGACGCTTCGCGGCCCGTCATGGGCGTGGTCGCGCTCGCGATGCAGCCCGAGGCGCGGCTCTTCCCGCTCCTGAACGACGAGACCGTGCCGACCAAGACCGGCGAGACCCTGCTCTTCCGGGCGGACGGGCCCAAGCCCACCTACATCTCCCCGCTCAAGGGCGATTCGGCGGGCTGGTCCGCCGTGGACCGCTCGCTGGAGACGCTCGTACCGCTGGCCAAGCGAGCGGCCGAGGGTCGCAATACTTTCGGCGAGATGTTCGACTACCGCGCGGCGCCCGTCTTCGCGGCCACCCACTGGATCGCGCCTGCCGGCTGGGGCCTCGTGCTCAAGGTGGACCGCGAGGAAGCGCTGGCCGACTTCTACCAAGCGGGCAAGCTGGCGGGCTTCGGCGCGGCATTCCTCACGTTGGCGCTCGGGGGCCTGCTGCTGAGCTTGTGGCGCCAGGGCCAGCGCGCGTCGCTCCTGCGCGACCAGATGAAGCAGGAGCGCGCCATCTTCAACCTGAAGGGCTACGCGGAGAAGATCGTCGCCTCGGTGCCCTCGGGGCTTTTGCTCCTCTCGGCCGACCTGCGGGTGCTCTCGGCAAACCGCTCCTTCCTCGAGTCCTTCTTCCTGCGCCGCGACGAAGTCATGGGGCGCGGCCTCGAGGACCTCGTTCGCGCCGAGGGCCTCGTGCGCCGGGCGCGCGAGGTGATGCAGTCGGGCACGGCGCAGCCCGATCTCCCGTTCGAGTTCCATCTCCTCCACCGTGAGGAGACCCGCCGCGTCCGGGTCACGATCACGAGCATCCGCATCGAAGAGCAGGAGGAGGCGCGCCTGCTGCTCATCGTCGAGGACCTCTCCGAGGAGGAGCGCCTGCAGACGGCGCGCAAGGAATCCGAGCAGCGCTTCCAGGACCTCGTGCAGGGTCTCGACGCCATCGTGTGGGAGGCGGATGCGGCCACGCTCCGCTTCTCGTTCGTGAGCCAGCGCGCCCAGACGGTCTTCGGCTTCCCGCCCGACCGCTGGCTCGACGAGCCGGACTTCTTCAGCAAGCGCATCCACCCGGAGGACCGGGTCAAGGTCATGGCCAAGTGCCGCGCCGCGCTGGCCCGCGGCGAGGACCACGAGCTCGAGTACCGCGCGCTGACGGCCACGGGCGAGATCGTCTGGCTGCGCGACATCGTCCACGTCGTGCCCGACATGCCGGGGAACGCGGGGCAGCTCCGGGGCCTTACGGTCGACCTGACGGATCTCAAGCGCGCCGACGAGGCCCTGCGGACGAGTGAGGACCAGCTGCGGCAGGCCCAGAAGATGGACGCGGTCGGCAAGCTCGCGGGCGGCATCGCGCACGACTTCAACAACCTGCTGATGGTCATCCGCGGCGACGGCGACCTGATCCTGCGGCGCCTGCCGCCGAACCACCCGCTGCGCAAGAACGCGGAAGGCATCCGCGAGGCCGCCGACCAGGCCGCGACGCTCACGCGCCAGCTGCTCGCCTTCAGCCGCAAGCAGGTGCTGGCGCCCAAGGTGCTCGACCTGAACGGTATCGTGGCGGGCATGCAGACCATGCTCCAGCGGCTGATCGGCGAGACCATCAACCTGGTGACGGTGCCCGAGGCCGCACTCGGGCGCGTCAAGGCCGACCCGGGCCAGATCGAGCAGGTCATCATGAACCTGGCGGTCAATGCCCGCGACGCCATGCAGGACGGCGGGCGGCTGATGATCCGCACCGCCAACGTCCGCACCGGTGAGGCGCCGCCGCTCCCGGGCGCCGCGAGCCCGCCGGCGGGGCCGCACGTGCTCCTCGAGGTCAGCGACAGCGGCACCGGCATGGACGCCAGTACCCAGGCGCACCTCTTCGAGCCGTTCTTCACGACGAAGGAGCCCGGCAAGGGCACGGGCCTCGGGCTCTCCACGGTGTACGGCATCGTGGAGCAGAGCGGCGGCTCGGTCACGGTCGAGACCGAGGTGGGACGCGGCACGACGTTCCGAATCTACCTGCCGCAGGTCGAGGCGTCGGCGCCCGCCGCGCCACCTACAGTCCGTCCCGCCCCGGCCGCCGCACCGCCCGCGCGAGTCCAGCCCGAGCCAGTCCGGGCCGCGGCGGCGCCCCTCGAGCCCGCCATCGTGTCCGAGGTGGTGCCTCAGCGCGCCGAGACCATCCTCCTCGTCGAGGACGCGCTCCGCGTCCGCGCGGTGGTCCGCGAGATCCTCGAGATGAACGGCTACAACGTCCTCGAGGCGCGCCACGGCGTCGAGGCCCTCGAGATCAGCGAGCGCCACCGGGGCCCCATCCACCTCATGGTCACCGACGTCGTGATGCCGCAGATGAGCGGCCGCGAGCTCGCCCAGCGGCTCCAGCCCCTGCGCCCCGAGATGCATGTGCTGTACATGTCCGGCTACACCGACGACGCCATCGTGCGCCACGGCGTGTTGGGCGCGGGCATAGCCTTCCTCTCCAAGCCCTTCACACCGGACGCGCTGGCGCTCAAGGTCCGCGAGGTCCTCGATACGCCGCCGCGGAATATCGATCAGACCGCGCCGCTCGCGAGCCCGCCGGCCAACGGCAACGGCCCCGTCTCCGAGGCTGCCGTCAGCGCGGCCGCCGGGCCGGTGATCCAGCGCGCGGAGGACGTGGGCACCACCCGGCCCTCGCGCGTGTAGCTGCGCTCCCCCTCGACGGCGTCCACCCTCCCATGTCCGGCAGACCCATTCGCGTATTGATCGCAAAGGTCGGGCTCGACGGCCATGACCGCGGCGCCAAGGTCGTGGCGCGCTGCCTGCGGGACGCCGGCATGGAAGTGATCTACACCGGCCTCCACAGGACGCCCGAGGAGGTCGTGGCCGCCGCGGTCCAGGAAGACGTGGACGTCCTCGGCATCAGCCTGCTCTCGGGCGCCCACATGACCCTCGTCCCAAGGATCGTCGAGCTGATGCGCCAGGCCCGAGCCGACGACGTCCGGCTCGTGGTCGGCGGCGTCGTCCCCGACGAGGACGTGCCGGCGCTCCGCGCTATGGGCGTGGCCGACGTCATCCTCCAGGACACGCCGCCCGACGAGGTTGTCGCGCGAGTCCGCGGGCTCGCGGCCTCCCGGCCGGCCGGCTGATCCGCCGGGATCGTCATGCGCGCTCTCGACCTGGAAGCCCTCCGGCACGCGCGCGGCATCGACCTCGCGGTCTGGCCGCCCCGCTACGATTCCGGGTACGCGCCGCGGCCCGACGAGCCGTGCTGGCTTCCCGAGATCGAGTGTGCTCCTGCCGCCGCCCGCGACGAGCTGATCCTCGCCAAGCTCCGCGGGCAGATCGCGTACGCCTGGGAGCGTTGCCCGTTCTATCGGCGCAAGTGGCAGGAGGCCGGCGTGTCGCCCGCGAGCCTCAAGAGTCTCGAGGACTTGAGGCGATTCCCCGTGGTCCAGAAGGCGGAGCTTCGCCTAGCCCAGGCCGCGCACCCGCCCTTCGGCGATTACCTCGGCATCGAGACGGGTGACGTCGCGCGCATTCACGGCACGAGCGGCACCACCGGGCGGCCCACCGTCTTCGGCATCGGCCGGGATGACTGGGCGCGCGTCGGGGAGGCGCATGCCCGCATCCTCTGGGGCGCCGGGATCCGCCAGGACGACCGCGTGCTGATCTGCTCCTTCTTCAGCCTGTACATGGGTTCGTGGGGAGCGCTCGCAGGCGTGGAGCGGCTCGGCGCCACGGCCTTCCCATTCGGTGCCGGCGCGGCGGGGCAGACCCTGGCGGCCGTCGGCTGGGCTCGCGACCTTCGGCCGAGCGCGTTCTACGGCACGCCCTCGTACGCGCTGCACTTCGCCGAGACGGCGCGGCGCGAGGGCATCGACCCCAGGAGTCTCGGCTTCCGCATCCTCTTCTTCTCCGGCGAGCCCGGCGCGGGCATTCCCGCCACGAGGCGGCTCATCGAGGACACCTTCGGCGGCATCTGCGTGGACATGGGCAGCATGGCCGAGATGACACCATGGATGACCAACGGTGAGTGCCGGCACCGTACCGGCATGCACCTCTGGCAGGACGTGGTCTACACAGAGGTCTGCGATCCCGAAACGTACGAGCCGGTTCCCTACGGCGAAGAGGGCACGCCGGTCTACACGCACCTCGAGCGCACGTCGCAGCCCATGATCCGCCTCGTCTCGGGCGACCGCACGCGCTGGACGGATGCGCCATGTCCGTGCGGGCGCACCTACCCGCGCCTCCCGGACGGGCTCTACGGCCGCTTCGACGACATGATCACCGTCCGCGGCGAGAACGTCTACCCGAGCGCCATCGAGGACACGCTCCGCGCCATCGACGGATTCGGGGGCGAGTTCCAGGTGATCGTGTCGCGCCGCGAGGCGATGGACGAGCTTCTCGTGCGGGCCGAAGCCGCGGCCGGCTTCGGCGACGTCGCAAGGCTCGACGCGCTTCGCGCGCTCATGCGCGAGCGCCTGAGGGCGCGCCTCGGCGTCCATCCCGTCGTCGAGCTGGTTCCCCATGGCACCCTGCCCCGGACGGAGTTCAAGGCGCGTCGGGTCGTCGACGACCGCGACCTCTACCGGCACGCGCTCGAGAGGAGGGAGGCCTAGATGTTCGATCGCGACGAGATCGCCCGGGCCGCCGCGCTGCGCGCGGCGTGGGAGGCCGGCGAGCTGCGCGCCTTCCTCGACCGCCAGCCGGAGTCGCGCGCGGAGTACCGGACGCTGTCCGGCCTGCCGCTCAAGCGCGTCTACACGGCCGAGGACGTCAAGGATCTCCGCCAGGAGGACCTCGGGCTGCCGGGGCAGTACCCGTACACGCGCGGGCCGTATCCCACGATGTACCGCGGGCGGCTCTGGACCATGCGGCAGATCGCGGGCTTCGGCACG is part of the Candidatus Rokuibacteriota bacterium genome and encodes:
- a CDS encoding ATP-binding protein codes for the protein MNSRRDLTQLPAQAVKTPRGMRPARSRAQERFPWGYLAAFLFGTALISTFIWYQIENERQTVLANWQARVTNIAEGRARLVSDWFFARHADADVLASSPAVRALMLDGGRGGDVRSQIVPQLDRVAAAYGYAGITLMDVQGRVLARSTGAAELGRESSESAVLAARTRTMRVDLSDEPTRKLLLMSVPVFAEGGSDASRPVMGVVALAMQPEARLFPLLNDETVPTKTGETLLFRADGPKPTYISPLKGDSAGWSAVDRSLETLVPLAKRAAEGRNTFGEMFDYRAAPVFAATHWIAPAGWGLVLKVDREEALADFYQAGKLAGFGAAFLTLALGGLLLSLWRQGQRASLLRDQMKQERAIFNLKGYAEKIVASVPSGLLLLSADLRVLSANRSFLESFFLRRDEVMGRGLEDLVRAEGLVRRAREVMQSGTAQPDLPFEFHLLHREETRRVRVTITSIRIEEQEEARLLLIVEDLSEEERLQTARKESEQRFQDLVQGLDAIVWEADAATLRFSFVSQRAQTVFGFPPDRWLDEPDFFSKRIHPEDRVKVMAKCRAALARGEDHELEYRALTATGEIVWLRDIVHVVPDMPGNAGQLRGLTVDLTDLKRADEALRTSEDQLRQAQKMDAVGKLAGGIAHDFNNLLMVIRGDGDLILRRLPPNHPLRKNAEGIREAADQAATLTRQLLAFSRKQVLAPKVLDLNGIVAGMQTMLQRLIGETINLVTVPEAALGRVKADPGQIEQVIMNLAVNARDAMQDGGRLMIRTANVRTGEAPPLPGAASPPAGPHVLLEVSDSGTGMDASTQAHLFEPFFTTKEPGKGTGLGLSTVYGIVEQSGGSVTVETEVGRGTTFRIYLPQVEASAPAAPPTVRPAPAAAPPARVQPEPVRAAAAPLEPAIVSEVVPQRAETILLVEDALRVRAVVREILEMNGYNVLEARHGVEALEISERHRGPIHLMVTDVVMPQMSGRELAQRLQPLRPEMHVLYMSGYTDDAIVRHGVLGAGIAFLSKPFTPDALALKVREVLDTPPRNIDQTAPLASPPANGNGPVSEAAVSAAAGPVIQRAEDVGTTRPSRV
- a CDS encoding phenylacetate--CoA ligase family protein — its product is MRALDLEALRHARGIDLAVWPPRYDSGYAPRPDEPCWLPEIECAPAAARDELILAKLRGQIAYAWERCPFYRRKWQEAGVSPASLKSLEDLRRFPVVQKAELRLAQAAHPPFGDYLGIETGDVARIHGTSGTTGRPTVFGIGRDDWARVGEAHARILWGAGIRQDDRVLICSFFSLYMGSWGALAGVERLGATAFPFGAGAAGQTLAAVGWARDLRPSAFYGTPSYALHFAETARREGIDPRSLGFRILFFSGEPGAGIPATRRLIEDTFGGICVDMGSMAEMTPWMTNGECRHRTGMHLWQDVVYTEVCDPETYEPVPYGEEGTPVYTHLERTSQPMIRLVSGDRTRWTDAPCPCGRTYPRLPDGLYGRFDDMITVRGENVYPSAIEDTLRAIDGFGGEFQVIVSRREAMDELLVRAEAAAGFGDVARLDALRALMRERLRARLGVHPVVELVPHGTLPRTEFKARRVVDDRDLYRHALERREA
- a CDS encoding cobalamin B12-binding domain-containing protein; the protein is MSGRPIRVLIAKVGLDGHDRGAKVVARCLRDAGMEVIYTGLHRTPEEVVAAAVQEDVDVLGISLLSGAHMTLVPRIVELMRQARADDVRLVVGGVVPDEDVPALRAMGVADVILQDTPPDEVVARVRGLAASRPAG